In Toxoplasma gondii ME49 chromosome II, whole genome shotgun sequence, the genomic stretch acaaccagaggagaaaagagctgGAAAGCGACGCGGGGAAGGGAGGGAGTGTGGAACGCCAGACACGGAATGGGAGAGGCGGAACGAGCgaactggagaaggagagagagaaaacagatgTAGGGTGCAGACTGAACGAAACTGCGAAAGAGAGATCAAGGAGTTGTGAGGGAGAGCCGGAcgatgaaagagagagagagaggaaacggataCGGAAGGGAGGCCAACGTCAGTCTAACGCGAGAACAAGGACCCATTGAGGAGCAGGCATGAAGTAGCAGACTTCGAGAACATGAGAATGAGAAATCAGGAGAGTGAGAAAGCGAACGAAACTGAAAAAGCAACTGTTCCCtatacattatatatatatatttatatatatatgtatatatatatatatccgcAGAACGTGTAGGCAACGACCTCGGTTCGTTCGCCGAGGCGAGGTACGGCTCGTGAATCGTCGCGACATTTTTTACTTCTCACGCGCTGCTGCGGTTGTGCGTTTCTGTCCTCAGCCGCTCCACCAGCTTGGGTTGCTGTTCTGGAAAGCCGTCCACTGGCTCTTGCGCCCTGGGAGCAGCTACGAGGCTGCTGGCACTTACGTCATCCGCCACTTTGTCTTGCCGCACTTGAGCAGCTGGAGCGAAAAATTCGATATGGCCCTCCTCATGTACAAAAAACTCCGACTCCTCAAACAAGGCAAAATTTCCGTAGGCTCTAATAGTAATGCATGTATCaatacatatctatacacatctacttatatatatatatatatatatatatatatacatatacatatatatatgcatacatgtataaatataaattcatatatatatatacatatatctatatatatgtatcttcGTATGAATGCGTACGTATAGAGACTCGTCGATGAACGTTATGGCTCTATGAGTATGTTGAATGATGAGTGCAAATTTAGGCATGCGTTTACATCTGGGGTGTGGTGGGTTTACCTGGCGACTCGGTATGTGAAGGTGCCTTCACGTTATGAAGATGAATAAGTCGGTCATCCACTGCAGACTGGTCTTGTTTATCTGGAGGTATatgtctcgctttttctggggatgCATGCCTTCGGCGTCGACGCtatttcttctgcgttcttgttccttttctctccgtctcggcCCTCTCGGGGGTCTGCAGCTTcccctgttttttctgcgttttttcgcaTTCTCCCTTTTTTGTGTTTTGCTTCGGTCCCTGTTGTTGTCTCCGTGTGTGgggtgtctgtctttcttgccttctcaactgcgtttctcgcatgtcttttcttctgtgcagGCAGAAAGCCTGGACTCCTTTGCGTACCAAGAAGTTGTGTTGCCAGGTCAGATTCTCGCCTCCGTCCTGAAGGacgctcttttctcctgtctcgcgAAGATCAGACTGCACTACCTCCAGGTAAGCGAGAACGTTTCAGGCGTTTTCAAGAGGGTGTTCGCACGCAGAGGACTCTCCGCCAAAGTGAACTGAAACGGTGGAAAACGACATATTGTTCCGGCGAGAAAACAGCTCGTGCCTCGTCCTCTGaaactttttttctgtggtcGCGGCCTTGGTGTCGGCCTCCTCAAGTGAACCTGGAGACAGGCAAACAGCATGCAGGTGATCCAAGCTCACACATATAAAAATAAATCTGTGAATATTTATTGACCTTCCGAGTGTCTTACAATACCTTggtctcttgtctctgcctcgggGTGCGTGACGTGGATGTCGATGGCCTAGGGAATCTGTTTTTCCTGCGATTCTGTCTTTATTTTCGGcatccttttctttctgtttctctctctttctctttctcgtgtcttctctttttcttgcctTCCATCTCTCGCCTGCAGCTCTCGCATtcggtttctcttttcgtcaGAGGGACGCGTTGTAGGATGCAGACCTcccttctgctgcttcgacCTCACCCGCCTTTGAGGGAGTGGGGTCTTCTTTgatctccttcgcttctgtgcaCTTCCGCGCGTTGACTTTCTCAGGAAATTCGCATGCTGAAAAACTCGGGCAACGACCCGACAGCTGCGATCTACTCCAACAAGTTTTTCGACCTCGCGACCGACAGgtgcgtctttctcgtcttgccTCTGTTTGTTGCCCTCTCCCGCCTGTcagctctctcttcgtctgtagCCGCTTTCTCTTCGGCAGCGCGTTAGAtacttccttctcctctctttctttaTCTCTGTTGTTCGCGCTTTCTCCTctatttccttctctttccggaCCCCGCTCTGCGACGTCGTCTGcattccttcgcttctctctcgggtgGCTGCGAAgccaaagagacagacaacgtTCGCGTTCTGGGAGAAGACGTTTCTGCTCGCCTTTCGTTCCTCGCAGATGCTGCCCGGAAATTGCGCAGAAACTCTCCTACTTCATGGCCACAGGGAATATTCGAACGACGCAGCTCGACCTTCAACAGGttcgtcgtttttctgtggcgGATTGCGTCGCCGGCGGACTCGCGGCAGACGCCCAGAGCCACCATACAACGCGCCGACGACATCTCACTCTCTCTACATATGTTTATCGGAATATGTGTAcaatatgcatgcatatatatatatatatatatatatatatatatgtatatatatatatatatatatatatatgtatatatatatatgtatatatatatatatatgtctatatgcAAACAGTATTCACATACATAATGTGAATCCTTGTATATGGATATACATCTAGTTCGTCtgtgcatacatacatacatacatacatacatacatacaaaagcacatgcatatataaatgtatgaAAATGGGCGCATTTATGTTTACgcacacatatataaatatatgcgCAGTTACACATCTACACGTACATAgccgtatatatatatatatatatatatatatatatatatatatattgaaaTCTGTGCAAGACGAGGTATTCTTCGACATGGCAGTGTGCCTTCttcgagacaaagaaaaaagaaaaggccAGGGGGTGTGAGTTTGTGATCTTTCCATGTGTGTGGTCAGTTCCCCATGTTTCCATCGTTTTATTGTTtattttctttctcgtttcacTTAGAGAGGGACCGGACTCGTGGTTTTCGACATACGAAAACAGGACTGCTGTCTTGGAAAAGCGAGGCTCCGGAGAGGTCGACCTCCAGAGACGGGTTCGCTGTGGACTCGaattgcatgcgttttgaACGTCAACTCAAGAATGAGAATGAAGTCTCTGAGATCGCGTTCCGCTGTGTTGAAACGTTTCCACCGAGTAGAACCTCGGGTTTTTGATTCGCTGAAGCATGTGAGAAAACAGTAGGACGGAGACTACTTTTTTCGCGAAACGTGTATTCCAGCAGGGGACCGAGCCCCCCCTTTGCTGGACAAGCACCGGCATGGTCGAATGGGTTTCTCTTGTGTTGCCTTGTTTTCCGACTCGTCTGTGTTCccgcttttttccttctctcagcagagtgtctctctttgggAAGGCGGGTGCAGAGCGgcgcgctctcgcctctggagaagacgactgTCATGTCGCGGAGCCAATCTCCTGACTTCTtgcgtgtctgcatgcagctgtctGGCTGGACTGTCACGGCGGATCGCTTGAACGTCcaccgttttctctcgcactTCCGAGCCGTCCATCGCGGTCAATTTTTCACTACCATGAAAACGACTTCTGTAGGTTCTTGCCTCAACCGTTGGGCATTTCGTTCATGCGCATTTACGCTCCTTTGCGGCCATTCTGTTATCCTTGCATCCGTGTACACATGAACATGTGTaccgcatatatatatatatatatatatatatatttatatatatttatatatatatgtatatgagtATTTTTGTTTCGCTTTCGCTGCCTTACTCTTCACGCGTTGAtgcgtcgttctctccactcCCGTTGGTAAAAAGTGAAGACATGCTGTGACTTGCAGATGAGTAAACCTGGTGCGAAACTGGCAaacgcgagggagaggagaaacgcgcgcATATGAGTAGGAGTTGAAAGGTGCCTAGAAGCgcatagagagagacagcaggcctggaacgcgaagagaagagacagcgaaggagacagaggagacgcaaagGCAGGGTCGAGGGGCCTCAGTGTTCTTTAAGATGTCCACTGTCTGTGTCGAAACGATTTTGGATTGAGGCGACTTTCACTGGTTTGTTTTGCGGTGTATAACGGACGGAATCAGTTCTTTGCTTTTCGGGTGTAGGTCCGGAAACTCCTCGGCGAGACATGGGGCTTTCTCTGccctgtacatacacctgacgGCGCGCCGTGTggacttcttcttcatctcaCGCAATCTGCAGCTCCTGTCGCCCTTCCTCCTGATCGACGGGTGAGACTCGAAGCGAACCTTATTTTCTATGTCTCCTTTCatttttgcttttttcagttcgttcccctctccctcttctttccttcgcagccttcttctcttcatttctcctcgcctttcctctcggctCTCTCTTCAGTCGTCTGCGCTTTcgtcctccctctctttttccttttcttcttccatcgCTTCCGCGCTCCTGCCGGCATTTCCTGTCCCcccgcttccctctcttggGTGTGCAGGCGCGCGCGAGCAttcgtttgtttctgcaCAAGCATGGCGTCTGCGTGGATCTCGAGGGAACCTCAGGTCTGCCTCCCTCGGACGTTGGAGCCTCTGCCCGGCAGGCGGCTCGTCCTGCCGTTCGAGGGCCGACCGGCGTCGTTGCTGCGACTTCCTCTGCATCCACCTTTCCTCTCGTTGTCGACGGCGCGGTCGTCTGTCGGCTCGACCGGAAAGACTTCGCCTTCTGGCTGGAGACGTTCAGAGACctgaaaagcagagaagctgaagacTTCAAGCAACACTGGGAGGTCGTCGGTTTCCCCCACAACGGGTGAGCaacggaggcgaagcgaagcCTTGGTCTCGCcatccctcttctctgcgctcttcaATCCCGCCGCTCTGTGCGGAGGCCGTCGCCGCGTGGAGAGAACTCTCCCCATGCGTGACTTGGATGGTGTCATGGAGAGGGGGGGGGAGCGCCGTCGCGATATCTTTTCTAGGTgcttgtgtctttctctcggtcCGCGGGAGTGAGGCCAGCTGCATGGtgatctgcatgcgctcgctGAGGTCGTTTCCTCTGCACACCGGGGGGGTTCGTGTCTTTCTGTGGGCGGCAGAACCTTTGCCTACGTTCTGAAGCGCTGCCgctcgtcctctctcaagttctcttctcgctccaCACTCAGATCTCTAGAGATGCCTTCGTCGACCTCCACgttaaatatatatatatatatatatgtttatgtatatatgtatgtatatgtatatatgtatgtatatgtatatatgtatgtatatgtatagggATGTGAGTGTGGGTTTGTTTTTTGTTTCTgtggttttctctcgcgtgtTTGCCTGCGTTGTTGATGGCATGTCGGTCTTTTGTTCGTGACCTTCAGAGGCAATCTGGAAAGCATTTTCATCTTCACCTTCCCTGGTCGTCTGGTGCGTCCGGTCCGCCACATCGAAAGTGGACGGTGAGGAAACCTGAAAAACAAGATAATCTCCACCGCATCTCTCAGCAACCTCGTCCTTCACACTGTTCCTACACAGAGCCCCCACACCCGATACTCTCCCTCGCGCATCCGACGTTCTAAATATTCTCtgcatgtatatgcgtatatgcagttatatatgtatgaatgCGTAGGTGTttacatgtgtatatgcgtttatatatatatatatatatagatagatagatagatagatagataaatagatatatagatatatatacatgtgtgtatatgtatgtatagatacgtacatgtatgtatacgtatatctTCCCTTATGTCTACGTGTGTATATTTATGGAGATTTGTGTTTCTGCCGCATGCCTCAAGCGGCCAGGACGAGTGAGGTGACAAGCGACAAACGGAGCAACTGGCTTCGAAGCGCTGCACTCCAGAGGCGGTAAAAATGTTGTTTGCGTTTTTGAATTTggctccttttctttctctgtggaaTCGATCGAGTAGAGGCCTGTCAGGACCCTAACTGTTTCGTTGCCATCCTTCAGATACATTGCTCCGCATGTGCATACACCAGCCTGGCTCCTcgtatgcatacatgcatgtgccCCCAATAtcgatacatatatatatatatatatatatatatatatttgtagatCATATGCCTCCCTACgcgtatgtgtatatgttgTTTTCCTCGGAAATCTGTGTTTTTTCACCTTTGTGTGACTCGCCTTCGTGAGTCTCGGGTACAGAAGGCAAGTTCGCTTGTTGcggtttcctttcttcagcATCGAGTACATTGGCCCTCTGATGCAGCCGTGGGCAGCGATTGCATGCAGGCCGTCGGATGTGAAGCGCAGCgaccgccttcttcgcctccacggACCGGTCGTGTCGGAAattgtttcttcgtctgtgtcgaCGGACTCTCTCGCGAGCCGCTTCCaagctctctctgtcgacagCGCGTCGCAGGAGAGACActctgaggagacaggagagacaggagagacaggagagacgggagagagcgGCAAGCGTTTCCCCCTCATCGCAGCCAACGAAGCTTCGGGCACAGacgcgctcttctcttttagCGCGCCTGTGAAATACGAATATGTCGAGTTAAagtcttctgccttcctcagCATCGCTGCTAGTCTTACCCCCTATAGCCACCACAACCAGAGCCCCAGGTAGGCgcgaagacagggaagaaaagcgttgaaaagcgagagagggtGTGCGTTCGAATCGAGCGTTCTCTCGCACATGGTTCGTGACGGACTCCGTTCAGAGATGTAAGCGCAAGCGTGGATCTGCACAGCTTTGCCCGGATTTTGACCTCTCTTCATTGATGTTTATCTCGGCGTCCAATCGCGTACGATGGCGACTCTGTCCACTAGGGAGAACGACGAGAGACTTTTCCTTCAGTGCTCTCTTGATTTCCGAAAAATCGAAGATACATATTAGCTGGTCTTCGCTCCGTTCTCTCCGTATCAGAAACCAAGTGTCACCTCTCTATACGAGCGGCCAGTATATGCAACTCTCCATCTCCAGGCATTGTTCTGggcttctgttttttcttgttttcctcgaATCATCTCTTGCTGGAGTGTGTCGGATtctgtctgctgcttctccatgttctctgtctttcctgcttcctctttctgtgtctttcatCCTCCgagtcgccttctttgcTGATGtatctctcgtcttctctctccttgtgtctctccctctctctctgaagacGTCGGTGTGGAGCCTCTgagtttctttttcgccgCTACTTCCTGAAAACAACCACGTGCGTCGTTTTTTGGTTCCTTGGCAACAACTCTCCATCTGGTTAATGGCACCTGTCGTTTGATTTCATTTTGTTTCATAAGGCTGTCCCCTGCATTTTCCTTTGATTCTTTTCAGGAACATCTATCAGTGCCAGATGTTGAAGCAGACGATGGGGACGCCTTTTCACTCGATTCCGTTTCGCCACGACAACAAGGCTTATCGACTCATCACTCCTCAGCGGCCTCTCGTTCGAACAGAAGATTATCGACGTTTCGATTTCGACGATTACCCCAGTGGCGTCAACGCCGTCGTTGCCGTCATGTGCTACACAGGGTACGAATTCGCTCGCCGTCATCTCACATTTTTGCTCCTcccgttctgcttctctccacactctctgctcttcttctcgctcgtttTCTTGCCTTTCCTCGCACCCTCCTTGTTCCCTCGTCTCACAGTCGTCTGGCAGgcatctctctcgcgctgcaGTTCTCTGTTTAGTCTCTTCCCCCCGGTGTCGTCTCCCTCCAAACGGCGAACTCGCCTGCGCCGCTTCCTGCTTTGCTGCGCCGCTCTCTCCCTGTTGCGTTCGCGAGGATTTCGCTGCGCGCTGGAGCCTCGACTCTCGGGAGAGCACCTCTCCTGAGACTGCCCGGACAGAGAGTGACTGCATATACGCGTCCTCGGTTTGGAAATTCTGTTGTGTCTTAGATTCGACATGGAAGACGCCATGATTCTCAACAAAGGCTCGATGGAACGCGGCGCTTTCCACGGCTGCGTCTACAAATCGAAAGTCATCGATGCTGCGCCTGCCTCAGCTCGTGCGGTAGGCGACAAACAGTGAAGCCCTCAACCATCGAAATGCATCCAGGGAGATTCCATAcgtacacacatgcatacaaaccattcataaatacatatatatatatatatatacatatatatgtgtgtgtatatgtatataatgTGAGTGGGCATTGAGATGTTCACGGAAGTATACATACGTGTGTATACGCTTCAACATATATGCGTTCCTGCGGATGCATGAATGTGCACCGAAGTCTATTTCGATAGGGACGTCCGTTCGTAAGCATaaatgtttatatatatatatatatatacttatattAGAATGTATAGAACGGTTTCAGTTGGATGTAGGATTTGTGAAAAGACATGTCAGTGTGGAGGGACATGCGTAAGGGATGTGATCGTttcgagagacgcggagtGGATTTCTAGATGCGGTCCCCCAGGGCGAAACGAAGGGGAGTATATTTGGAGATACGAAGCTCCAGACACCTGCTTGCGATTTAGAAAGAGGTTCTTCATTTTTGTTCTCGTTTTTTAGGGCGCTGCTTCTCAATACACATTCGGCAACGTCAACGAATTTGGCCGCAAGCACATAGCAACTTTGGATGGGGATGGCTTCCCTGCTATTGGAGCAAAAAttgagaaaggaaacaccTACTGCAGGTAAgcgtctctcttgctcttcttgtGCCGTTGCTCattctttctcctcgactcTTGGTTCGTTTATTGCTCCTGCTTTTTCAGGTCccttgctctttctcctcttctcttctctcttctctctcctctccattctctgtcctcttttCACAATTCTATTTTCTCTCGTGTGTTctgctcttgtctctcctctgttctctggCTGTCTCGCTCGCCCCTTAGCttgttgtctctcctccctcttccccgtcgtctccctctttcccctctttcccctctttcccctcttctctttcttctccttcttctccttcttctcttctcttctctctggcgttGCGTTGCTCACCGCTTCTCTCGGGTCTTGCTCTCTGCTCACTTTGCCGGCTTTCTTTACTCTTCTGTGTCCGCTTGCAGGGTGCAgacgtcttcgtcttcctcgtcgttcgCCAGTAATGGAATTCAACATGCGTacaaagacggagagaccgCGTACGTGGATGGAGTAACTTTCATTTCGCCTCCCGACGCAGCCCACGAGCGTCTAGCGAAATCGGGTCTCAAAGGCTGCAGAgcttctctgcgcctgcgcTGCGTGAGGAAACCTGTGATCGGAGACAAATTCGCCTCGCGTCACGGACAGAAAGGCATTCTCTCCATGCTCTGGCCTCACGAAGACATGCCGTTCACCGTAAGTGGGCAGGCCCCCgagagaactggagacaGGTCGACAGCTCGTTTAAGACGTTCATGtaccgcgagagagacagagatgtgCATACAAATATTAGTGGAGACTTGGGGACATAACACAGATAGAGAGACCGATTGATAAACAGATCCAGAAACAGGTAGAAGGAAATGCAGATAGAAAGTgatatgtgcatgtgaagAGACCTTGACGGGCAGGGATATAGCTTTGACTTGTATATAGATAcgtagatagagatagacaCGCAGACAGTAAGCGGACGGTGATTTTCTTGCCAAGCAGCGATCGTAGGATGTATCCTGCCTCGGGGGGATGAGGTACCCCCGTCGATCAATACAGGAATCGCCTTCGTTTCGAATTCTGGCTTTATCGGCGactcttttgtctccttcagtATAAGACGGCAGGAGTGCTTGTATCGGTGCTCAGGGGTGCCTCGTCGAAAGCGAGGCGGATCCAGTTTCATCGTAGCGAAGTGAAGAATCTCGTCCGTTGAATTTCTGTATTTTCTATTGTTTCTTCTATTTTTCAAATTTTTCTTTCAGGAATCCGGTCTCGTCCCCGACATTCTGTTCAACCCTCACGGCTTCCCCAGTCGTATGACCATTGGGATGTTGATCGAAAGCATGGCCGGAAAGGCCGCAGCTGTCCACGGAGCCTACCAGGTACTCTCCACATTAAATATTATATTTCCTTTTATTTTTACTTTTGTAGTCACATAAAGACGTATATGCATGGAGAGTGGAGGGCAATACCACCTACTGTAAAACCCACACACACTTTTCTTTTATTTGTTCCTAAAAGAACAttcatgtatatacgtatgtatatatatacaaatatatgtatatatgtatatatatacatatgtatactcTACAGAACGAGAGCTTATGTGTGTAATTCGTCTTCTAGCGGTTGCCTGGCCCAAGTCAGTGGGAATCACGAGTTAAGGGGGGGGCCTATGGCGATTCTGTCGCCACCTTGAATCACAAAAAAGAACATATGtctgtgtatgtacacgtgcgtgcatgcaaacaagcttatatatatatatatatatatatatattgtatatttatatgtacaTAGGTGAAAGTGCTAGTTTCCAAAGCGTACACAGCTCGTACGACGCCTTGTGGGGTATGCAAAGAAGGGGACAAACTCGTAGAAGTTCTGGTATGTTAGATCTTTTTTTCGGTCTTCAAATGTACAGGATGCCACACCCTTCCGCGAGTTCCCTCCCCAATCGGCGGATGGAAAGAACAAATGGGTCGACCAAGGAGGGTACCACGGTGAGACAAATGTGGAgtggaaacgcatgcgatCAAATGCCGACACGAAAATCAGGCGCGTTTCCCAGCCATCgatgcatacatgtatacctattcacatatatatacatatatatatatatatatatatacatatagatatatatctatatatatacatatatatatatatatacatatagatatatatatatgtaagcTTATGTGTTTGTTTGTACGGGTATCGAGACATACGTAGATATACATGGAGATGCTACGGATGCATATATAgaggcatatatatatatatatatatatatatatatatatatatatatatatatgtgcatgcgtattGTTAGTGAAAGGATATGTGTATGTAGATGCGTAGCGGGAGGGAGAGATTAGAAAAGGTCGCTGTCAGCGTTTGCCAAATTGTGTCTGGCCTTTAGTtattttttctgtctttcgtttttctttcctccagGCTGGGTAAAGCGAGGCGAACGCTACAGGACACCCGAAGAGGAGCGGCAGGCGCAAGACGAACCTGAAACGCCTGTCGACTATTTCGGAAAAGCTCTCATGCGTGCAGGTGCGATCCCCTATACAGCCGATTTCCTTGCATTTTTCCTTATgcttgtatgtatatatatacttttaTCATGtacgtgtatgtatatatatacttttaTCATGtacgtgtatgtatatatatacttttaTCATGTACGTGTATCTACACGGAGCTGTAggcatccatatatatatatatatatatatatatatgtatcatCTTCGACTACAATTAGTTGCATACGTGTgcctatgtatatatatatatatatatatatatgcacttATGCGCATGTACAAAGTCAACTTCTTCTGTATCCCAGGTTTTTGCAGAAGCTGTTTGTCTGAAGGTTGGCTACTACGAGTTCGACTGGTGGTTTTGGTCGTGAGTGTCTTTGAATTCTTGCCGGAGGGTGTAAGCGTACAAGATGTGCTATCGTCACTGAAGTTTTCTCACCGACGTATCCGTTTTGCCatctcttgttttctgcaTGGCGTTGCAGGCGTGGTTGAGGCAAGGTTGagagtttctgttttcttcctcgccgccagACGGATGTCTCAGTCGGTGTATCTGTGCGTTGCTCGACCCTGTCCAGTCGATCGTCTGGCCAaattcgttttttctgtccaAAAGTGGAAGCGAGCGTTCTGCCAATTCGcgctgttccttctctcctgtcactttttctccttgCCAGGCTACCAGTATTACGGAACTGAGGAGCTGTACAGCGGCGTGTATGGAGTTCCTCTCACTGCACATATTTTCACAGGTCTCATTTACTATCAAAGACTGAGGCACATGGTACGCTCGCAAAACAAGAaactctctgttttttttcgcggagTGTCCCAGCAAGTTTCGAAAGCCGACAGGTCTCTTCTTGACGCGTTTCACTGCAGGAAGAACTGCCCGTTTCCAAGTAGACTGCTGATGTTTAACGGACATCTCAGAGAGTAGCCTTTTGGTCTCACCTGTGGCCTTTTGATGAAcgtcgagaaagaaaggaaaccgGAGTTCGCAACTTCAGTGAGTGCTTTGGAGGCACCTTTCGACTCAAGTGACATGCTTTCCAGTCAGACCGCTTGCGCTGTCTGTCGAGGCTGTCCAGAGGACTTTCAGGATCCAGATGTGTATCGATCCCGATGAATTTCCTGAGGCACGAATATGTGAATACATAGTCGTTTACCTGTTTGTGACTGGGGAGAAAAGCACACGCCCACAGATGCAAGGACGTTCTCTCCATCTGTACGTCCGAGAACGTTTCATTTGTCTATGTCCATTGGAAAGTGCCTAGCGAGGCGCTTGCAGCGACACAGACCTTCCTGTCTGCATCATTtgcacacaaacacaaatgCATGTtgttgtgtgtgtatgtgacTCCAGAAAGGAACTGTacgtttgtttcttctgggACGCGTTTGGACAGCAGCAGTTGAACGGGAAGATGCAATGTTCTTCATGT encodes the following:
- the POLR1B gene encoding DNA-directed RNA polymerase I RPA2 (encoded by transcript TGME49_297530~Gene product name based on ToxoDB Community Expert Annotation.), giving the protein MAGEDDRAWKKRRPRGASPDEEVEPKPSSSGLPSSSCRPSTMPASPHPRAAFNATLQQAVFPHVRSFDSFLEVYLQEMVKDLPVVYVDPSYDPDKHEANPFYSPTDYIKLAISSVSIGAPVRFDAAGARLQPGVGGSGDDQLLLPKHCREAHITYGAPLKVSFVRSDRRDGAALKKEVVVGMAPLMVRSKLCSTRGMSPAELQRAGEDVDDGGGYFIINGNERVIRFVVQQRTNFPIALKRPAFANRDAFCTPYAVLLRSQRYDGTSTSNILLDTEDGRCTYRILLNRQEYFCGFFLLLRCLAGNLSLAQLKAKLLEGCWDDAADATARSQLVEELWGQEATFADSDVLENRPLHQLGLLFWKAVHWLLRPGSSYEAAGTYVIRHFVLPHLSSWSEKFDMALLMYKKLRLLKQGKISAESLDSFAYQEVVLPGQILASVLKDALFSCLAKIRLHYLQEIRMLKNSGNDPTAAIYSNKFFDLATDRCCPEIAQKLSYFMATGNIRTTQLDLQQLSGWTVTADRLNVHRFLSHFRAVHRGQFFTTMKTTSVRKLLGETWGFLCPVHTPDGAPCGLLLHLTQSAAPVALPPDRRARASIRLFLHKHGVCVDLEGTSGLPPSDVGASARQAARPAVRGPTGVVAATSSASTFPLVVDGAVVCRLDRKDFAFWLETFRDLKSREAEDFKQHWEVVGFPHNGGNLESIFIFTFPGRLVRPVRHIESGRIEYIGPLMQPWAAIACRPSDVKRSDRLLRLHGPVVSEIVSSSVSTDSLASRFQALSVDSASQERHSEETGETGETGETGESGKRFPLIAANEASGTDALFSFSAPVKYEYVELKSSAFLSIAASLTPYSHHNQSPRNIYQCQMLKQTMGTPFHSIPFRHDNKAYRLITPQRPLVRTEDYRRFDFDDYPSGVNAVVAVMCYTGFDMEDAMILNKGSMERGAFHGCVYKSKVIDAAPASARAGAASQYTFGNVNEFGRKHIATLDGDGFPAIGAKIEKGNTYCRVQTSSSSSSFASNGIQHAYKDGETAYVDGVTFISPPDAAHERLAKSGLKGCRASLRLRCVRKPVIGDKFASRHGQKGILSMLWPHEDMPFTESGLVPDILFNPHGFPSRMTIGMLIESMAGKAAAVHGAYQDATPFREFPPQSADGKNKWVDQGGYHGWVKRGERYRTPEEERQAQDEPETPVDYFGKALMRAGYQYYGTEELYSGVYGVPLTAHIFTGLIYYQRLRHMVTDKHQVRATGPVDALTHQPVKGRKRHGGVRFGEMERDALISHGAAALLQDRLLHCSDAHKTFCCPSCGSILTPSAVPNLRGRTAGGKRAVPFCRVCQVPCRLIMVPYVFRYLANELAAMNVTIRLKLAEFGQPLDVKPRSLPGLVEPKEGLRAG